agattgaaataaaattcagaatactccgaaatcactcctctgaaaaaacaaactccttatttactccgtatgcaaaattaattttttttaactccaaatgacggagtgaattcggatttaaatatcATCCGttatcactccgaattcacttccaattttttacagtataaaaagtaaaaaaatcactgcatacggagtaaacaaagagtttgttttttcaacaTAGTAATCTAGATTTAACTTAAACCCACATTTCCTCCGATCCggaattttgataattaaataaatttatatttggtAGAAACAGCTGTtaactacactgtaaaaaattgggagtcaATTCGGAgtaattatggattttattccaatccgaattcacttcgTCACTCAGAATTccagagtttaaaaaaaaccactGCATGCAaagtaaatagggagtttattttttctgctgtaatttagattttatttaaatctgcaaTCACTTCCATtgggagttttaatattaaaataaacatcttTTAAGAGTAAATTCACTCCGAaccgaatttttaatttcaaattaaactcccctttggagtgaattttacATGACACTGAAATtaaccgacgtctaataattttttgatttttgaaaaacgatcgattgtaaaaaaaaaaaaatatttcaaaaaattgcacctacagcttttataattttctacatgtgcatatttttagtttttctttttttttttttttcaatttgttaAAAGATAAAcccgaaaatttataatcctttaaaaatattaattgaaaagaattaaaaatgatgaagttcgaattattttgaataatttcaattcttttgtttgtatatatagatatacagtttgcatggagtgaccacttctcaatttttttcaatcagtatttttaaccttaaaattattccttattcactccactatttttttatagtgtatatatacaaataaaacagTGTATAGGAAAGCTTTTGCTAAATACTTTCATGTAAACAGTGTGGACTCGAAGTCTAAAGTTAAATTCCATTCtacgtataattatttaaaagctaACAAGGTTGCCAAATGTCAAAAGTCGATGACATAGTTTTCCTTTTACCCGTTTGGATTCTAGCCATTacaattttacaatattttaaataatatgactCTTTAACCaaacaacaataaattaatcaactaagagatcaaaaaaaaaataattattatattttatatgaaataaaaaaatgataatttgcaattaatttgaaatttatgatgaacaatcgattaaaaaaaaaactaccgATAGAAGAATTActcgggtaaaaaaattaaaaattgtaaatagtaAGTGAAAATTACACGTGATTGCGCCACTGATGTTTGCTTGTGTGTTATTTTCCTCAAGATGTATTGCAGAGATTGGAGTACCTTCTGTTTTATTATCTCAGGAATATCAAGAATCCAATATTCAGTCATTCTTAATCGGTGTTAACCGTAAAAGAttctgttttttaaattattagcaatgatttagtttatttaaaaataagttctattataaaatgaaataatgaatgtagattgttaattatatttataccaAACAACAGGGGgtgtgtaatatttttaaaaaaaatatttatttatttgtattttaatattaaataacttatgAATGTGTTGTATCTTACtttctatttatttcataatttttaataattattgctaagatttttaaacgtaattaattaatacgctGATTTTATTGACAGAAACGAGTGTTTAGTGTTGATCTTGGCTTGGTAAAAGACGATTAAAACGAAGGGATGATGATGGGTGATCAATTTCGTAGCAAAGTCGAACAATATTCACCAAAATCATCACCAAGGGGTGCACGTTCCCCTGTTGTATCACGTCAAGATTCAACAGGAACACTAAAAACAACAATATCCCTGGGAAAAAATCCTTCGATTGTTCACAGTGGACCTTTTTATTTGATGAAAGAACCTCCTGGTAATtagcttttattatttaacacaacatatttaatacaacgtattttttaattaatcatctaCAATAAGGCTCTaaacgaatttattttaaatttaactttgatTGCCCAAGCACAGAGACAACTTTgagatgtcttttaaaagagcgtgataaattttattttatctcaaagtcaaattatttacgctttatttaataagttgaCAGATCAGGGTAACAAAAAGAGGGAAAatgaagttaatttatttagatattaattatttataaaaatatttatttaaaagtttgttaTTAAAGTTAACTAGTGTTTCAATTTGACTAAGATTGAAATTATAtcgtttctgaaaaaaataatctgaatGTAAtcctgtagaaaatttaattatcattatttagtataatagtttataataataattaacatagagaggtaataatttattgacagaaataaattttaaatactttaatataatttattaaagaaatcaAAAGTTACTGCGATTAAATGTTGAAAACCAGAAGGGTTTTATCTATTGAAAAATCTAGTAAAAACTACGTGTACAATCGACTCAGAAACAGAATTGCCAGGCTGGTAAATCAGCACTTTTcgaatctcaattttttcagtgaatcCCTTATATCGTTCTCAGTCAAAgcgaaaaaattactatgttttaattaattagtacacGGTGCAAtaactttgtaattatttaagcagtaatttcttttttcttttttgtttttgtttgtttttctttaagttaaatttaaatttatctgtatAATGTTTATGTAtacccaagtagcacagagaCAACTTTGAGATTTCATcaagatgtcttttaaaaggacaaaacaaattttattttatctcaaagccaagttttcttaaataaataagacctCCAGATTTTGGTCCTAGgagtcagaaaatttttgttcttttttccgtcttaaaaaagtcattttaattcaaaattgtttAGACGATgacttatttgtaatttaatttttgtcatcaCTTGTGTCAAGTCTTTTATGCAGATATTTCTTCagtgacataaatttctgttttttttttcttttatcaacattttgATGCCTTGATAGGTCAAATAAAAGCCTCAAAACTACTATTATATAATGTCATAAACCCAAGTGTGTTACTTGGGTAAAGTAAAGACTccaattattaatactaaaaagtatattcgacattataatatattcaatatgtatattaaatttaaaccctTGGGTATTTTGACGGTCAAAAACAAtcaaatcattattaataGACAACGtttcatcattattataattaatttataaaataataatacttatagGGGAAAGTGAACTTACTGGAGCAACTAATTTGATGGCCTATTATGGCCTCGAACACTCATATAGTAAATTcagtggtaaaaaattaaaggaacaactTTCATCATTTCTTCCAAGTCTTCCTGGTACTATTGATACTCCTGGACATCAAGATAATAggtatcaattattaattatatattttttaaataatattcatagtttataaatatatttatctcagatattttttgagttagccgctagaaaattataaatcgtttttattaaccagaaaaaataaattaaaattttggagtAATTTATCTatgaagatttaaataaatataaaaatccaCTAGGTTTATTTATGGAATAATagatatcattaaatttataaatataaccaCCTAAATTAACTTAGAattcatcaaaattaaattagatatctctctttatttttattgtatttattttaattatcatatatttaataattactcttTTAATAAATGTGGTGATATTTAGTTctattttaatctttttagaaaaaaactaCAGTCGTGATGTAAATATGATTctgataaatcataaattttttatacattttatttacaaatttatgtGACTGTGATATTGGCTTGTATATTTGTCtgttagaaataataatgtaattaaattattatatttttattttcagttctTTGAGATCTGTGATTGAAAAACCACCAATTGGAGGGAAAGAATTACTTCCATTAACAAGTGTTCAACTGTCAGGTTTTCGATTACATCCTGGgcctgtaaattttattttttttttttcttacttacacagaaaaaaaatttatcttgagtcaagaaaatatttttgaagcaAACGTTTTCGGGaaccaagtcaagattttcttgagtcaagagaaTTTGTCTTGGTCAGAAGAGATTTCTACttcattggaaaaattttaatttttcaaaaaaaatttcttgaatccagaatatttattttcactcgagaattttattttctgtgtactactaaaataacaattgattaaataagtaaaaaacatctattaataaaaaatataatttgaattatagtTACCTGAGCAATATCGATATGTTAATCAAGCACCTCAAAGGAAGCACAAGAATAAACATAAGAAGCATAAACATAAACCTGGAGATGTTCCAGCTGGACAAGAGATAGCGACCACTGATATCGGTGGTCCGGATACCCACGAAAAGAaacacaaaaaacaaaaaagacaCGACGAAGAAAAAGAAGCCAGGAAGAAACGtaagaaagaaaagaaacgaaaaaaacaaaaacacaGTCCTGAACATCCTGGTGGACTCACGCCGTCGCAGCATTCCAACTCGTGATTgacaattactttttttatacgtTTATCTAATTGTAAGCTGGCCAATCGTGGAGAATTTTTTGCTCATTTAAACGAACTaaactaaaaacttttttttttaaattattaaaaaaaaatttataagtttcttgtatcatttttttttgttcaaatcgAATTATGTCAATTGAACAAATGATTAATTGTTTTGAAACAATtacttattgtttaaaaatgtgaaTCAAAAGTTATTCTATTTGAGTGAGATATTACATAACATGCGAAAAATTTCTACTCAACTTCAATAGTAATTGAAAATAAGATAAAAGTAAtactaaacaaaaaataattaaaaaagaaaaaaagtcacATGATATGTACTTGATAGCTTCCAACATTCATGTGTTGTTCATAATGCGAATCTGCTTTATTCCAAAGATTCAGCAatcttgtaaatatttttattataattaaagttgtaataataacaataataatatgtgcttgatagatttaaatatataaataagtttataatttcaataaagtagtatttataatgtagatttataaataatagtttaattaattaattttttttttcgtcgttGATTATTTTCTTCGTTTAACTAGATCGGTATTAGTGTaactttgtataaaaattaaattttattattaaacaatttcttaaaaaagtaaaaatttactttgaatcttttttatcactcgtttattttattttacgacaATCGACAGTATACATAAACATTATACatggaaatttgaatttgatttaaagaaaaacagaaactaaaaaaagacATCACCACTTAAGTAATTACATACGAAGTTATTGCATAgtgtactaattaattaaaacatccCAAGTAGTACACTTGGCTTtatgacatctataagatagtAGTTTTGAGGTTTTTATTTGACCTATCAAGGCATCAAAATGttgacaaaagaaaaaaaaaacagaaattttgtcACTAGACAAATATCTGCATAAAAGACTTGACACAAGtgatgacaaaaattaaattacaaataagtcATCGTCTaaacaattttgaattaaaatgacttttttaagacggaaaaaagaacaaaaattttctggctCCTAGGACCAAAATCTGGaggtcttatttatttaagaaaacttGGCtgtaagataaaataaaatttgttttgtccttttaaaagacatcttgATGACGTCTCAAAGTTGTTTCTGTGCTACTTGGATATACATAAACATTatacagataaatttaaatttgattcaatgaaaaagaaaaaagaaattactgCTTAAACAATTACAAAGTTATTGCACCgtatactaattaattaaaaaatagtaattttttcgcATTCACTGAGAATGATGTGAGGgattcactgaaaaaattgagattcgAAAAGTGCTGATTTACCAGTCTGGCAATTCTGTTTCTGGGTCGATTGTACACGTAGTTTTTACTAGATTTTTCAATAGATAAAACCCTTCTGGTTCTCAACATTTAATCGCAGTAACTTTtgatttctttaataaattatattaaagtatttaaaatttatttctgtcaataaattattacctctctatgtttattattattataaactattatactaaataatgataattaaattttctacaggattacattcaaactttttttttgtaaaaacactaatgataatttaacatattctattttttttcctatcttatttaaatctctgattatttttttcagaaacgaTATAATTTCAATCTTAGTCAAATTGAAATACTAGTTAACTTTAAtaacaaactttttaaataaatatttttataaataattaatatctaaataaattaacttcatTTTCCCTCCA
The sequence above is drawn from the Microplitis demolitor isolate Queensland-Clemson2020A chromosome 3, iyMicDemo2.1a, whole genome shotgun sequence genome and encodes:
- the LOC103572159 gene encoding mediator of RNA polymerase II transcription subunit 19, whose amino-acid sequence is MMMGDQFRSKVEQYSPKSSPRGARSPVVSRQDSTGTLKTTISLGKNPSIVHSGPFYLMKEPPGESELTGATNLMAYYGLEHSYSKFSGKKLKEQLSSFLPSLPGTIDTPGHQDNSSLRSVIEKPPIGGKELLPLTSVQLSGFRLHPGPLPEQYRYVNQAPQRKHKNKHKKHKHKPGDVPAGQEIATTDIGGPDTHEKKHKKQKRHDEEKEARKKRKKEKKRKKQKHSPEHPGGLTPSQHSNS